The Salmo salar unplaced genomic scaffold, Ssal_v3.1, whole genome shotgun sequence sequence gtcatttaaagaattatagatttacatctcttgaacgcaatcaacttgccagatttaaaaataaccttactgggaaatcacactttgcaataatctgagcactgcgcccagaaaaatacgcgcgttgcgatacagactagacgtcatgttggggagatctaaaatcgaaaatactatgtaaataatccattacctttgattctcttcatcagatgtcacttccaggtatcacaggtccataacgaatgtagttttgttcaaaaaagctcatcatttatgtccaaaaatctccgtcttgttagcacatgatctaagccagccggacttctcgtcatgaacgaggggaaaaaatatatttacgttcgttcaaacatgtcaaacgttgtatagcataaatcattagggcctttttaaccagaacatgaataatattcaaggtggacgaatgcatactcttttataacgtattggaacgagggtacccaacatgaactcgcgccaggtgtctaatgggacatcatcgttccatggctcttgttcggtcagatctccctccagaagactcaaaacactttgtaaaggctggtgacatctagtggaagcaataggaagtgccaaaatattcctcagcccctgtgtttttcaatgggataggtttaaaggtaatacaacacatcaggtatccacttcctgtcagaaaatgtctcagggttttgcctgccaaatgagttctgttatactcacagacaccattcaaacagttttagaaactttagagtgttttctatccatatataataagtatatgcatattctagttactgggtaggattagtaaccagattaaatcgggtaaaaaattttatccagacgtgcaaatgctgccccctagccctaacaggttaatctaaccacactgtccgatttcaaaaaggctttacaacgaaagcaaaacattagattatgtcagcagagtacccagccagaaataatcagacacccatttttcaagctagcatataatgtcacaaaaacacagaagacagctaaatgcagcactaacctttgatgatcttcatcagatgacacacctaggacattatgttatacaatacatgcatgttttgttcaatcaagttcatatttatatcaaaaaccagcttttaacattagcatgtgacgttcagaactagcatagttccggtgaatttactaaacatttactaaattactcacgataaacgttcacaaaaagcataacaattattttaagaattatagatacagaactcctctatgcactcgatatgtccgattttaaaatagctttttggtgaaagcacattttgcaatattctaagtacatagcccggcatcacagggctagctatttagacacccagcaagtttagcactcaccagctgggtactctgctgacataatctaatgttttgctttcgctgtaaagcctttttgaaatcggacagtgtggttagataaaggagagtcttgtctttaaaatgctgtaaaatagtcatatgtttgaaaaattgaagtttttgtatttttaagaAATTTGTAATTCgctccacgcctatcattggatattggagcaggtgttccgctagcggaacgtctagatgtaagaggttaaatcgggtacgttttttatccggccgtgtaaatactgccccctacccccaacaggttaacactgagcacatgtgacagacgtgacagagtctggagacgccgtggagaacgttctgctgcctgcaacatcctccagcatgaccggtttggcggtgggtcagtcatggtgtggggtggcatttctttggggggccgcacagctctccatgtgctcgccagaggtagcctgactgcgttaggtaccgaaatgagatcctcagatcccttgtgagaccatatgctggtgcggttggccctgggttcctcctaatgcaagacaatgctagacctcatgtggctggagtgtgtcagcagttcctgcaagaggaaggcattgatgctatggactggcccgcccgttccccagacctgaatccaattgagcacctctgggacatcatgtctcactccatccaccaacgccacgttgcaccacagactgtccaggagttggcggatgctttagtccaggtctgggaggagatccctcaggagaccatccgccacctcatcaggagcatgtccaggcgttgtagggaggtcatacaggcacgtggaggccacacacactactgagcctcattttgacttgttttaaggacattacatcaaagttggatcagcctgtagtgtgtttttccactttaattttgagtgtgactccaaatccagacctccatgggttgataaattggatttcaatAAATTAttattgtgtgattttgttgtcagcacattcaactatgtaaagaaaaaagtatttcataagattatttcattcattaagatctaggatgtgttattttagtgttccctttattttttttgagcaatgTATAATCAAACTAAgggtggtgggagtcatatcatgtattatattatcacactaaggctggtgggagtcatatcatgtattatataatcacactaaggctggtgggagtcatatcatgtattatattatcacactaaggctggtgggagtcatatcatgtattatattatcacactaaggctggtgggagtcatatcatgtattatattatcacactaaggctggtgggagtcacgtAGTGACCAGGGTTGTGCTAATTTCACAATTTCCCCTTCACTGTGGTTGACTGATAAAGAGTTTCACTACCTAAAGTCACACAGACGCAGGACTTTGCGGGGAGAAGACACAGCTATAGACGTATATTAGAGTTGAGGTTAGAAGTTACTGTATTTCACCACAAGTGTGTTAAGATGTCAGAGGGAGTCTATGAAAACTCAGATGGATTTGAAGACGATGAGCCTGATGCAATGAAAAACACAGAGATTGATGACCAATTATATTCCAATGTAAGAGCCTTCAAGCCCAGTTCAAGAGATGGAGTTGTTGATTCAGgtaagattacacacacacacacacacacacacacacacacacacacacacacacacacacacacacacacacacacacacacacacacacacacacacacacacacacacacacacacacactaaacaggtGAGATTGCCATGTAGCAATATGGCtttgttctggacgactgtgtgatcacgctctccgtagccgacgtgagtaagacctttagacaggtcaacattcacaaggccgcagggccagacggattaccaggacgtgtactctgagcatgtgctgaccaacttgcaagtgtcttcacttacattttcaacctctccctgtctgtctgtaatcccaacatgttttaacctgttagggctagggggcagtattgacacggctggataaaaaacgtacccgatttaatctggttactactcctgcccagtaactagaatatgcatataattattggctttggatagaaaacaccctaaagtttctaaaactgtttgaatggtgtctgtgagtataacagaactcatatggcaggccaaaacctgagaagatttcaagcaggaagtggcctgtctgagaagtagtgtttcatcttggctctttttattgaagactcaggatctgtgcaataacgtgacacttcctacggcttccatagggtctcagagcccgggaaaaagctgaacgatatcgatgcaggctctggctgaaacactttatcgcttttggcaagtggccacacagagtactatgggcttaggcgcgtgcccgcttcgaccgaatgctttcttttcctttgtctgtttacctaaaagcagattcccggtctgaatattatcgcttttttatgagaaaaatggcataaaaattgattttaaacagcggttgacatgcttcgaagtacggaaatggaatatttagaatttttttgtcacgaattgcgccatgctcgccacccttatttaccctttaggatagtccctagaacgcacaaacaaaacgccgctgtttggatataacgatggattattttggaccaaaccaacatttgttattgaagtagaagtcctgggagtgcattctgacaaagacaacaaaggtaataacatttttcttatagtaaatctgactttgatgagtgctaaacttgctgggtgtctaaactagctagccctgtgatgccgggctatctactgaaaattttgcaaaatgtgctttcaccgaaaagctattttaaaatcggacatattgagtgcatagaggagttctgtatctataattcttaaaataattgttatgctttttgtgaacgtttatcgtgagtaatttagtacattcaccggcagtgttcggtgggaatggtagtcacatgctagtcacatgctaatgtaaaaagctggtttttgatataaatatgaacatgattgaacaaaacatgcatgtattgtataacataatctcctagggttgtcatctgatgaagatcatcaaaggttagtgctacatttagctgtggtttgggtttatgtgacattatatgctagcttgaaaaatgggtgtatgattatttctggctgggtactctgctgacataatctaatgttttgctttcgttgtaaagcctttttgaaatcggacagtgtggttagattaacaagagtcttatctttaaaatggtgtaaaatagtcatatttttgaaaaatttaagtaatagcatatctaaggtatttgaaaattgcgccacagtattcaactggctgttgagtaggttagcccatagaggttaagcagaccaccctgtgcccaagaacactaaggtaacctgcctaaatgactaccgacccgtagcaacAGTTAGtggaaggctggtaatggctcacatcaacaccattatcccagaaacccaagacccactccaatttgcatatcgcccaaacaaatccacagatgatgcaatctctattgcactccacactgccctttcccacctggacaaaaggaacacctatgtgagaatgctattccttGACTACagatcagtgttcaacaccatagtaccctcaacgctcatcaataagctaaggaccctgggactaaacacctccctctgtaactggattctggacttccagacgggccgccccaggtggtaagggtaggtaacaacacatccgccacgctgatcctcaacacgggggcccctcaggggtgcgtgctcagtaccctcctgtactccctgttcactcatgactgcatggccaggcatgactccaacaccatcattaagtttgccgatgacacaacaggggtaggcctgatcaccgacaatgacgagacagcctatagggaggaggtcagagacctggccatgtggtgcaaggacaacaacctctccctcaacgtgatcaagacaaaggagatgatcgcggactacaggaaaaggaggaccgagcatgcccctgttctcatcgatggggctgtagtggagcaggttgagagtttcaagttcattggtgtccacatcaccaacaaactaacatggtccaaacacaccaagacggttgtgaagagggcacaacaaaatctGAAAAGAGGGCACAACagactgaaaacatttggcatgggtcctcagatcctcaaaaggttctaacgctgcaccaccgagagcatcctaactggttgcaccactgcctggtatggcaactgctcggcctccgacagcaaggcactacaaagggtagtgcatacagcccagtacatcactgggccaaacttcctgccatccaggacctctataccaggcggtgtcagaggaaggccttaaacattgtcaaagactccagccaccctagtcatagactgttctctctgttatcgcatggcaagcagtaacagagtgcctaagtctaggtccaagaggcttataaacagtttctacccccaagccataagactcctgaacatctaatcaaatggctacccagactatttgcattgtccccccccttttttaccctgctgctactctgtttattatctatgcatagtaactttaataactctacctacatgtacatattacctcaattacctcgacaccagtgctcccgcacactgactctgtaccggtactccctgtataaagcccTGCTATtggtattttactgctgctctttaattatttgttacttttatttattttcatttttttgtatttttcttaatGGGCtacgggggcagtattgagaattttgaaaaaaatatgtgcccatttttaactgccacctacaccaactcagaagctaggatatgcatattattaccagatttggatagaaaacactctgaattttctaaaactgtttgaatggtgtctgtaagtataacaaaactcatatggcaggcaaaaacctgagaaaacctgagagaaaaaaagaattttgtggctgtactatttttttttttaatcattgtttaatagataccacagtgagaaaggattcatttcgcaactcccacggcttccactagatgtcagcgatctttataaagttgtttgaagcgtctatgatcaacagagaccggatgacaaggaagggaagttgacctccctgggatgtcgtcacttccatTATTGCCTGCACCTGCTCAATCATGTAACTCGAGACAATTTTCAAAGATGTTTTTCTAGACACAGGAGCGGTcgtgttgaaacattactgatgtttgacgttaaaaatggctctaaagattgatgctaaacaacgtttgacatgtttgaacgaacgtaaatagattattttttaaaacttttttaacttttcgccgtgacttccCACCCCCCCGCCCGCACTACTTTTGAGTAgccaccgaagcgctaacaacatggaacaacttggagttatttggacatcaattatgaactttgtcaaaagaaaccacatttgtagtggacctgggattcctggaagtgccaatggatgaagataatcaaaggtaagggattattgacgatagtattattgatattagctgGTTACAAGATGATGCTAAcctatatagcctagcctattgttcttagcacagcacccggtttattgcaacttGTGATTTcgcagtaaagttattttgaaatctggcaatacagtagcatttacgaaatgataaactattattatttgaatcacaatattataatttaccaatgttttcgaatagtaattttgtaaattgtaacgttgttcaccggaagcacttcagagaagaaaaaaaatctgaatttcacgctactgtaaaatgctgtttttggatataaatatgaacttgatggaacaaaaaatgcatgtattgtataacataatgtcctaggagtgtcatctgatggagattgccaaaggttagtgcatcattttagctggtttctgcttttggtgacgcctgaccttgaattgaaaatggatgtttgtacttttgtggctatgtactgtcctaacataatctaactttatgcttttgccgtaaagcctctttgaaaatcgaacaatgtggttggaataaggagatgtttatcttttaaatggtgtaaaatagttgcttgtttgagaaattgaaattattagatttttgatgttttgaatttccagccttgttagcaatcccgtctcggggttcattgctaacctgtagccccaacaggttaaaacaccTGTTGGatacggcgcatgtgacaaatacaattttattttatttatttgtcccAATCGTGGATGATACAGTAAAACACATTACCAAATACCATACTTTAATAATTTGTGATTCAGTACATTTCCAGTGGTGGAAGAGACCCTCTGGAGTAGCTGCTttgtgtctggggctgctgtcTGTCCTCCTACTGActgggatcataggcctgtctgtctactgtaagTTTAGTATTTTGTCACTGAGACTTAAGTAGAATACTTAATCATCCTTAATCATCCTTAATCATCCTTAATCAACCTTAATCATACTTAATCATCCTTAATCATCCTTAATCATCAATGGTGTGGTAGTTACATGTTTGATTAACTTTTCCATTTTACAGATGGAGTAATTGGTCATCACGActcaacagagagagaccagctacaggccAGTTACAGCCTTCTGACtaaagagagaccagctacagaccagttacaacaagctgactaaagagagagaccaactACAGACCAGCAgtaacaccctgactaaagagagagccCAGCAACAGAAAGAGAAAAATGATCTCATGAGAAAGTTCTCTAATCTGAGTGAGTTTACCAAATAAATGATCATAACATCATATTTCTAATATGCAGTCAACTTGTGTTTGTATTCTAAAATAATAGGTGCAGAATAATAAGATGGAAATTCATGTTTTTGTCTTGTAGAACAAACCTGCCCTAAAGACTGGAAGAAGTTTGAATCCAGTTGGTACTTCCTGTCTACTGAGACTAAAACCTGGGGGGAGAGCAAAGATgactgtctggagagaggagcagacctgGTGATCATCAACAGTGATAAGgaacaggtgagagagaaagagagagagatatggcggGGGGTTATGATCAAACATCCCTTGGTCAGTAATGTATCTTCCAGTATTTaacacatgtagtctatagtagttgaCAATATCAGCTCTTTCTCACCAACAGGAGTTTCTCTTCCACCTCAACAAGGGTttctggattggtctgactgacactgttactgaggggacctggaaatgggtggacggcaacccactgaccaccccaaagtaagagactactgctctaacaACTCTGACCACCGTGTAAGGGGTAGGACTGATtctgtgttgttcatactctaggttctgagagagtggtcagtctaac is a genomic window containing:
- the LOC123733299 gene encoding C-type lectin domain family 4 member E; its protein translation is MRKFSNLKQTCPKDWKKFESSWYFLSTETKTWGESKDDCLERGADLVIINSDKEQEFLFHLNKGFWIGLTDTVTEGTWKWVDGNPLTTPKYWGSGQPNGGGVENCVLLTHSSSDQGPWHDYPCSFNRSWICEIVLSHF